The window GGGCATATATTTGTTTAACTCTCGGGAGATCAGCTTCGAAGCCTGTTTTgctcagctgttcttcatccactcGCTTCAGTTAAATGAATCCTCTATGCTCTTGTTGATGGCCTTTGATCGCTTCGtcgcaatctgtaacccactgagaTATACTTCCATCTTAACCGTGCAGACAACAGACAATATGGGACTGATAAGTGTGCTAAGAAGTTTGACTGTAATATTCCCACTCCCGTTTCTACTGAAAAGGTTCCGATACTGTCAAGCCAATGTCCTCTCCCATTCTTATTGCCTGCACGCGGAGGTCATGAAGATGGCTTGTTCTGATATCTCAGTGAACAGCATCTACGGCTTGTTTATTACATTCTTAACGGTGGGATTGGACTTGCTGCTCATCTTCCTTTCTTATGTGATGATCCTTAATACAGCATTGAGCATCGCGTCCAATGCAGAGTGCCTCAGGGCCCTGAACACCTGCGTCTCCCACCTCTGCGCCGTcccactctctccaatttctccacatcctttctctcctggggagcccaaaactgaatgcaatagtccagatgaggccttaccagtgaTGAATAGAGTGATATAATCACTTTGATCTGTTGGCAATGATCCTGCTAATgaagcccaatatgctgttaaccttcttggcaacaagggcacactgctgactcatatccacctTCTTGTCTATTCTAaggcccaggtccttttctgcagaactgtcgcTTAGCTAGTGGGTCCTCAGACTGTAGCAgttaatgggattcttctgtcctaagtgcgggactctgcaattgtccctattgaatctcatcagatttcttttgacccaatcctccaatttctctaggtcactctggaccttatccctacccttcagtgcatctacctctccccactaCTTAGTATCATCCACaagcttgctgagggtgcagtacACCCCAATGTGGGATAGATAGGCAAGAGCTTTTGTTTACACAGCTGACATTTTGGATCTCCAGGAGAAATTGGTGGCTTTTCATATTCTTCTCTCTTACAACATAAACAAAGGTTGCACTGAGTGAGTGTATGGCTTCACTCTGTATATGGAAAGCAGAAACCTCCCTACCGTCTATGGCTAAGGTATTGTGCAAATCAGATCCTCTAATCAGTTTTCCCATTTTTGTTCGTTCCCATCCACCTTGTAAAACATCCCTTTCCCAGATCCTCCAGACAGTAACTACTGTGACAGGCCCTGGTAGCACATTTCTGATGAACCTGTGCTAGCCGGGAGACGGAAAGTATCTTATAGCGGTGCTAGAGGCACAGAGATTGTGGGTGAGTAGGTATAGCTACCAGTGGACCACTGAGATCTGTCCATAACTCTGGGGATCCTGGGTCCCCCTTTTCATTCCTcagggagaaggaaagggaacCCCCCTCCTGGAATGATCCAAGAAAAAAATCCTTATATGGAgctttgtggaatctccattcccTGGCTGTTCCCTGGGTTTATAATGCAGAAAAAAGGCTGCTGAGAAAAATATGgtcctatattattattattatgattttgTTTCAACAAGATTAAAGCTGTGACATCATGACTGTTAGCACTCGGCCGCCCTCGAGATAGCCATGTGACTAATCAGAACCACAAGAACATTGATGACAGGCCCAGATTCCAGGATTAGAACCTGCACCAGGGCTTGGGGTTCAGCTCAGTTGAGTAGGATCACCAGGCACCCCCTGTTAATTGACATTCTAAAATTTG of the Gopherus flavomarginatus isolate rGopFla2 chromosome 1, rGopFla2.mat.asm, whole genome shotgun sequence genome contains:
- the LOC127044129 gene encoding olfactory receptor 51G2-like — encoded protein: MSAVNDTKSNSAVFLLTGIPGQEDIHLWISVSFCFMYVISIVGNSVILFIIKTDASLHEPMYIFLSMLAVTDLGILISTMPTILGIYLFNSREISFEACFAQLFFIHSLQLNESSMLLLMAFDRFVAICNPLRYTSILTVQTTDNMGLISVLRSLTVIFPLPFLLKRFRYCQANVLSHSYCLHAEVMKMACSDISVNSIYGLFITFLTVGLDLLLIFLSYVMILNTALSIASNAECLRALNTCVSHLCAILQTVTTVTGPGSTFLMNLC